From Flaviflexus ciconiae:
TAGTTGCCTTGGCGGCGTGAGCGACGGTTACTTGCTCCTCAAGAGGGGCAAGCCGTTCATGCTCCAGCTTGAGGTCGCCTGTGCGCTGATTGATCTCCTCCTCGAGAGCAGTCAGTGCCGCAATGTCTGTTTCGAGAGCCTCGAGTGCAGACGTTGAATCGGTGACATCGTTCTGGGCCTCCTGGACTCGTTTCCGTGCGTCCTTGAGGAGCTTTCCTTCGGCTCGCCCCTTTGTGTAGAACTCGTCGACAATCTCGCTGACGCGGGTACGAACGGGAGTCGACGAGGTGTCGTCGATAACCTCTCCGGCCTGGACCGACAGTGCCTTCTGCAGTGAGGAAGAGGAACTGAGCGGGCTAACCTCGAGTGCGGTTGCCTGCATGAGCCGCGAAGCCTTCCACAGAGTTGTGTCCATGCCCTCCCACAGATCCGTGAGGACATTGTGGGCAGCATCCCCGGTCTCCGACTGGCCCCTGCGGGGACCCTCAAGGAATGTTAGTTCGGTGGTCTTGCTTTTCAGCCATCGCTTGAAATAGCGGACCTTGTGGGGGCCAACGGTGAAAACAGCCTCGACCTCGGGCCCCACGTCCTTACCCACGGGTTGGACGCTTCGGACCTTGCCATTGTTGGATGTGGCCTTGTGCTCGATGAGGTGGTCGAAGGCCTCGATCAGGCTCGTTTTCCCGGCCTCATTGAAGCCCGACACGATGGTAATGCCATCGCCGAACGTAACCTCTTGACTGTCGATACCGCGGAAGTTGCGGGCGGTTAGCGATTCGAGCCTCATGCCTGCACCCCAAAACGGTAGAGAAGTTTCAATGCCCCTGCCGCACTCGGATCATCGACTGCTCGCTCGCTCAGTTCATCGAATGCGTCCCGTGCAAAGCCTGACAGGTCGAGATTGTCGAGATCGAGAGCGTCCGGAACGACGGCAAGATCGGTGCCGCTCTTAGAAGCGTAAAGGGAGGCAAAGAGGTGTTGGTGGTCTTCGGTGACCTGATCGAGGGCCGCGGCTGCCGAGATCGAAAGTGTCCCTTTTAGCTTCGTCTTCACGATCGTTCTGTCCTTCGAAGGGATCCTCTCGAGATCCTCGGCAAACAGATCAACGTCTGCCGAGGAGTCGAGGGTGCGTTCGATCGTTGTGTGCAGCCAGGTACCAACCTCGTGCCGAACCGCGTTCACCCCGTCATCATCGATCGTGACGGAAAGGACGGTGCCCCGGGTTGTCTCTCGTTCGCTCGTTGTTTCGTGGGTTCCCGAATAGTTGATGGCGCCGGTTTCGTCGTCGAGCTTGCAGATGTGCCGGTCCCCGAGAGCCACGTAGTCAACGAGACCGGAACGGACTGCTTCCCTGAGCTTGTCGCTGTCGACATACTCGGTGGACAGATGGTCGGGATCGAGTTCGCGAAGCATGCCGTGGCCGACGAGGATTCGCGTGTTCTCGGTCGGTTCCAGCGTGGGCAGAATTCCGCACACGGGGTCCGTGCCCGGGTTCTTGCCCGTCCAGGGGACGGCCACAATCTCCACGCCAGGTATGGCGTCAAAGGGGCCGGGGCCATTAAGAACGGTGACGTTGTCGGGGATCATGCGCTGAGTATCTGGCGAAAGCCAGATGGAGCCGGGTCCGAGTGGATCGTGGTTGCCGGGAAGAAGGAAGATCGGAATATTCGTTTCCGACATGGCTTCAAAAGCGCGGCCAATATCCCGGGAGGAGAGATTGGCGTGTTCGAAGACATCGCCAGCCACAACGATGAACTGGGATTGCGTTGCCTTGGCAACATCCCCGATTGTTCTGATGGTGTGGACACGGTCTCCGGTGAAACGTGCCTGAGCTTCGTCGCTGAGGTAGTGCCGGACCATGCCAAGCTGCCAGTCGGAGCTGTGGATGAACGTGACGGGTGTCTTGGTCATGGCATTACCTTACGTAATGTTGCGGACAGAACTCGCCCGGGCCTTTCCCCGGTGGCGAATCCTGTTGCTTCCCTTCGTGCGCTCTCGACAGAATGGTGATCATGGATATTACGTACCGTGGCACGCCCGTCAGCACCGGAGGCAACCTTCCCGAGAAGGGTGCGAAGGCCCCGGACTTCACGCTCGTTGGAACTGAACTCAACGACATTACGCTAAAGGATTTTGAGGGCCGCCGCGTCATTCTCAACATCTTCCCGTCGATCGATACGGGAGTGTGTGCGACTGCCGCCCGCACGTTCAATAAGCTTGCGGATGATCTGCCGAACACGACGGTCGTCTGCGTTTCCCGCGACCTGCCCTTTGCGCTTAACCGCTTCTGCGCAACCGAGGGCATCAAGAACGTGGTCACCACCAGCGCATTCCGCTCGACATTTGGTGATGACTACGGCGTAACAATGGAGAATGGTCCGATCGCGTCCCTCCTTGCTCGCTCCGTCGTTGTTCTCGACACGGACGGCAGGGTTCTCTACACCGAGCTGGTTCCCGAAACTTCGCAGGAGCCCGACTATGAGGGCGCGAAGAACGCGATCGAATCCGCTTAACAATTGGTGGCGTAGGTTGGAAGAGGGGCGGGCGCCAGCGGTGCCTGCCCCTCTTCGAACCTGTGCGCAACTCCCGCAATCTGTGCGCAACTCGCGTCGTGCCACTTATGTAGCGGTTTTCCCGATAACGCACCATGCGGTGTCCAATAAAAGATGGACTGTAAACGTTTGCGTGAGGAGGGGCCCGGGACTTGGCTTCGTTCGGTGCTCACTCAGCTATTTGCTGTGAGCTGCTGATTGTTTGCTTGCTTCTGCCAGACGTTCGACTATCAAGATTTGCTCAGCCTTGCCGGGTATCGTTCGGCGTACATGTGAAACAGGAGGAACGATGAAGGTTTCGCTCGTGCTCGGATCCGGTGGTGCCCGCGGTTACGCACACATTGGGGTCATCGAAGAAATCAAACGGCGTGGTCACGAGATCGTGGCAATCTCGGGTACGTCCATGGGATCCTTGATCGGTGGTCTCGAGGCCGCGGGGAAGCTTGATGACTTTGCCGACTGGGCCACGAGCCTGACACATCTTGACGTATTCCGGCTCTACGATCCTGCCTTCTCTCAGCCCGGAGTTATTAAGGCCGACAAGATCTTCCAGATGGTCAACAGCTTTGTCGACAACGTACAAATCGAAGATCTGGAGATACCGTTTACCGCGGTCGCAACCGATATTGTCAACCACCGTGAGGTCTGGTTCCAGCGCGGTGACCTCGTCACCGCTATGCGAGCATCCTGTGCACTGCCCACCTTTATTGCCCCGATCATGGTGAACGGAAAGATCCTTGCCGACGGTGGGCTCGTTAACCCGGTTCCGGTTGAGCCAACCTCGGCGATCCCCTCGGATGTCACCATCTCGGTTTCTCTCAGCGGACGCCCAAACACGATTCTTTCTACCTCTGCCGTTAACGACGAGCACAGCGAGAAGTACGAAGAAGACGATGGGCTCAAGCTCGCTGCTAGGCTTCGTCGCGGGGTTGCTGGCCTTATGGACGCGAACATCTTCCGGCGGGACGATAAGGAATCCGAAGGGGCCGACTCGGCAAGCTCCGAGCCCTCAGAAGGCGCGGGGCTACTCAGCGAGGAGATGTTCGGGGACGAAACGAAGGCACAGCTGGCTGAGACAGAAAGTGCCACACAAGTAACGGGGGAGGGACCTGCGGGGCCCCTCGACGCGTGGAACGAGGTCGGGAAGCTACCCGCGAACCTCAATACGATGGGGGTGGTGAACATGGCGCTGGAGACCATGCAGTCCATGATTGAGCGCTACCGGGCAGCCGCAAATCCCGTCAACGTCAAGATCGATGTTCCATCCGCCGTGTGCGGCACCCTCGACTTCCACAAGGCGTCTGAAGTTATCGAGACGGGTCGCCAGCTCGCCATCGACGCCTTTGACGACATGGGCCTCTGACAACGGGCACCGAAGGTCGGAAACTGTTTTAGGGGGAATCATTGCACCGCTTAGCGACGAAGCGGCAGCTCTGAGTGACGAAGCTGTGGCGCTGAGAGACGGAGCTGTTGGCGTTAGAGAAGCAGAAGCGACAGCGCCATAACCGCCATGCCAGAAACCAGTGAGTACATGGCCACGTGGTGCTTTCCGAACTCTTCGGCCGAAGGCAGGAGCTCGTCCAGGGAAATGAAGATCATGATGCCCGCGACCGCGGCGAACGACATTCCCATTAGGGTGTCCGATACAAAGGTGGACAGGACGAGGTAGCCGACCAGAGCGCCGAGAGGCTCTGCGAGACCCGAGGCGGCGGACAGCCAGAAAGCCTTCTTCCTGCTTCCCGTTGCGTAATAAATGGGAGCGGACACGGCTATGCCCTCGGGAATGTTGTGCAGGGCGATTGCAACGGCAATGGGAATGGCAATCTCGGGATCTTGAAGGGCGGAAAGGAATGTTGCGAAGCCTTCGGGGAAGTTGTGAATCGCGATAGCAATAGCGGTGAAGACTCCCATCCGCATGAGCTTTGCCCGATGCTCCGGCTCAATCTCGGACGAGACATTGCCGAGTTCGTGCGGGTTTGCTTCCGTCGGCACGAATCTGTCGATGACGGCAATGAGTCCGATTCCGCCAAAGAAACCGAGAACCGTTACCCATGGCCCCCACGTCTCACCGAGATCGGAGACGAGGGCCTCCTGTGCCTTTGGGAAGATCTCGATCATCGACACGTAGATCATGACGCCAGCCGAGAAGCCGAGCATCGCGGCCAGGAAGGCGGGGGACTGTTCCTTCTTCAGGAACGCAATGAGAGAGCCGATAGCGGTGGCTAAGCCTGCGGCAAGCGTGATGCCGAAGGCAAACAGCACATCACCAGATTCCATACGCACCTCCTGGGCTGATTCCACGATAAAGTTTCGGTCTTCCGAAATTCTAGGACTTTCGTAGTGTTTCCGTGCGTATTTCGTGCCTGCTGCCAGTGGAGTTCCCTACATCCGGGGGTTCGCGGGCCCGACGGTCCGCTTCACGATAGTCTGGAACCGTGCTCAGTATTTATGGACCAGGTGGAGTCGGCGGCGTCCTCGCGGCAGTCGTTCGACATGCAGGAATCGATGTGGAGATCGTCGCAACCGAGAGAACTGCGGCGACGATCAATGAGGTGGGACTGAACCTCGAATCGGCCCAGTACGGAAGCATCCAGGTGGATGTTCCCGCGCGAACGGAGCCCACACCCGGATCCGCCATCATTGTCGCCACAAAGGCGTACTCGCTACCCGAGATAGCCCAGAACATTGAAGAATCGGCGCCGAGCGAGATCGTCTCCCTCTGCAACGGGGTATCCCACGCCGAGCGGATCCACGACCTTGGTGCTTCCCGCGCCACCTGCGGTGCCATTCGCATCGTCTCCGAACGAACCAGCCCGGGCGTTTTCCTCCACCACTCGAAATTCACCATGATCGATGTCGAGGAAGCGGCGCGGGGATGGGAGATCCCCGAAACCCTCGAGAGGGCCGGACTTACTGTTCGGGTCGGTGGCACGGAAGCAGAAGTGCTCTGGAACAAGCTACGTTTCCTCGCGCCCATGGCACTCCTCACCGCCTCGACCGGCAAGTCGCTCGGCCCTGCAATGGTGCAATCAGAACCCCTCATCGAAGAAGTCGCTCAGATTGCCACGGCCTCCGGTCTTGAGACCGCCCCGGACGACATATACAACTTCCTGAATAAGATCGATCCCGACTCGGACTCATCGCTCGGGCGTGATGTCACAGCAGGGAACCCCACAGAGATTGACGCACTCGGACACGACCTCGTGCGCACCGCTGAACGCGCGGGCATTGACACGCCCGCGCTCGCGGCGGCGATTCAGGCTATCGAGAGTCGGCTCGCATGATCATTAGACCGGCAATCCGCGCTGACCTCGATGCGGTCGCAAGCAATTTAGGAACCGTTTTTGCCGCAGATCCGTCACTTGGTTGGGTCCTGCGGAAAGCGGACGATCCGGAGAGCCTGCTTGCGGACTTCTATCGCCTCATCATCGATTCGGCTTTCGAGCGAGGGATCATCGACGTCGCTGAAGACGAGGGGGATTTCCTGGGCTCCGCGGTGTGGACGGCCCCCGGCCAGGAAGTTCCCGCCAGCGTGCTTCGCAAGGCTCTCCCGTTGGTCCGACGTTTGGGTAAGGCCGCGCCAACCCTGCTCCGGTATCTGAGGGCCTACTCGGCCGTGAAAATTCCATTCCCCGCCTGGCACCTCGAAGTCATTGCCGTTACCGAGCGGGCCCGAGGAAGGGGAGTGGGCTCGGCTCTGTTGGATGCTGGGCTGGAACGATGCGGAGACGAGGCTGCCCGCCTTGAGGCAACATCGACCCGCGCGGCAAAACTCTATGCCTCCCGAGGCTTTGTGCCTCTTGGAGAGGTTAAGACCCCAGCGCCGGTCCCCGAGATCATCATGTGGAAGCCGTCCTCAACCCTGCTTGCGTAGACTCGGCGTTAAAGCCGAAGCCGTGCCGACTATGTCGAGGCTAAACCGGCCCAGCCTTGCAAAGAATCGAAGGGGAGTCACGGAGCGGCACTCCGGTTTGATTATTTCCTTTTAGGTAAAAGATGACCGGCACGGAATAATCCGTGCCGGTCAGTGCTCACGTGGAGCTAGAAGGTGAGGAAGATCAGGCCTGCTTGATGGCCGAGATCTCGAACTCGAGGGTGATCTTCTCGGAAACGAGGAGGCCACCGGTAGCCAGCGGGACGTCGAAGTCGATGTTCCAGTCCTTGCGGTTCACAACGACGGAGCCCTCAAGGCCAACGCGCTCGTTGCCGAACGGGTCCTGTGCTGCGCCCATGAAGTCGAAGTCAACGGTAACGGACCTGGTGATGCCCTTGATGGTGAGGTCACCGGTAACGGTCAGGGTCTCGCCCGAAGCAACAACGTTGGTCGAGTCGAAGGTGATCGTCTTAAAGTTCTCGGTGTCGAAGAAGTCGGCGGTCTGCATGTGACCATCGCGGTCAGCGTTGCCGGAGTTAACCGAAGCAGCCTGGATAACGATGTTGATCTTGGCGTCCTGGAGGTTCTCGCCGGTCGAAGCGGTGCCCTCGAACTCTGCGAAGCGACCGCGGACCTTCGTGACCATCGCGTGACGGGCAACGAAGCCAATCTGGGTGTGGGTGGTGTCGAGGGTGTAGGTGCCGTTCAGCTCGTTGAGGTTAGCCATTGTTTCTTCCTTTGGTTGTCTTATTCAAGATCGCGGGCGGCTATTTGCCGCTCTGAAAAATAGTCTGACACATGTTGGTTGAAGTTTCAACCATTCAAACTTGAAATGTTGAGTGATGGTGGTCACGAGTGCCGTAGGCGGGTTTTCGCCGTTCCGAATAGTCCGTTTCGCTGTCCGTGGAGTTAACGCCCTTCAGCGGGCGGGAGGGAAGTCTGGGTTGAGGTCGCCGGGCTGCTTGATGATGGTCCTTGATCCGTCGGTGCCGGTCCGTGAGCGGCGCAGGTAGAGGACGGGGCGCTGCCAGTGATTGAGGGGAGGAATGCGCTGGAGGGTGGAGTCGGAGAACGCATTCTGCACCATCCGGCCCTGCCGTGTTCGGGGGAGCGGGTGGATGCTCCGGTACGGTTGTGGGCATGAATGCAGTGACACATAGCGAGGATTTCGCATCCTTTATATCCGCCAGTCCTTCTTCCTTCCATGCGGCCCGCGAAGTGGCGGCGCGCCTGGAGGAGGCGGGCTTCCACCGTCAGGAAGAAGAGGAACCCTGGGATGCCAGCAGGGGTGGCCACGTCATGGTTCGCGACGGCGCGGTCATGGTCTGGTGGGTGCCCGAAGAGGTCAAGGAGGTCCGGTTCTCTATCGTCGGTGTCCACACCGATTCCCCGACCTTTAAGGTGAAGCCCAATCCGCAGGCAGATGTCGAGGGCTACGGCCAGGTCAATGCCGAGACCTATGGCGGGCTTCTCGGTAACTCCTGGCTGAACAGAGACCTGGGACTGGCTGGTCGGGTGTTCACCGAATCCGGTGAGCACCTAGTGAAGACCGACCCAATCATGGTGATTCCGCAGCTTGCCATTCACCTCGATCGTTCCGCTCGCGAGGGCGTCACCCTCAATTCGCAGAACCACCTGCACCCGATCTTCTCCGTGTCCGGAGGTTCGCTCGTAGACATCCTGAAGACCGATGCTGGCACTGACGAGGACATTGTGGGCTTCGACCTCGTTGCGTACGACTCGCAAGGCCCCGCAAGGATCGGCCCGGATCGCGAATTCTTTGCGTCGGGCCGGCAGGACAACCTGCTGTCCGTGCACGCGGCGCTTGCGGCCATGGAGAAGGTCTCGGCAACGACCGGGTCGGTCGCGGTACTTGCCGCCTTTGATCATGAGGAGATTGGTTCCCGGACCAACACCGGTGCCGCTGGTCCGATACTCGAAACCGTTCTCCGCCGCACGGCTGGAGCGCTTGGGCTCTCGACCGAGGATGAGGTGCAAAGGGCCTTTGCTCGATCCGCCTGCCTGAGTGCTGACTGCGGTCATGCTGTCCACCCGAACTACGGCGAGAAGCACGATCCTTCCCACCGTCCTGTTCTTGGTCAGGGACCGCTTCTCAAGCACAACGCGAACCAGGCATACATGACGGACGGCTGGGGTACCGCACTGTGGAACCGCGTCTGCCACCACGCGGGAATTGCGTCGCAGGACTTTGTTTCCCGCAATGACGTGCCCTGCGGCTCCACCATTGGCCCGCTGACGGCAACGCGCCTCGGTATCCGCACCATCGATGTTGGCGCACCGCTACTCTCGATGCACTCGGCTCGCGAGCTCAGTCATATCGATGACGTTTACGCGATGTCGCAGGCAATCGCATCCTTCTGGGAGATCGCATAGCGGTTCACTCGTAATAGATAGAGGAGGGGAGTCGGAATGTTTCCGGCTCCCCTTTCCTCCCGTCGGCCCACGTTCACGCGGCGCCCGGTGCGCCCGTTGTTCCTGTTAGGGGCCGCCTCCCTCCGCAGAATGTGCGGATGTAGCGCTCCTCCTGCGTGTTGCGTCGATCTGCCTGCTCGGCCGGGCGCGTAAGAAACCGACCGGCGCCCTATCCGTGTCTGGGGTGGCGCGCCGGGTGTTGTATCAAGTCAGAGTGTCGCGCGTACGTTGCTGGTCCGGCTAGTGAGATTTGGTGAAGGAGGATGGTCACATGTGTCCTGCTATCACACCATTA
This genomic window contains:
- a CDS encoding patatin-like phospholipase family protein, giving the protein MKVSLVLGSGGARGYAHIGVIEEIKRRGHEIVAISGTSMGSLIGGLEAAGKLDDFADWATSLTHLDVFRLYDPAFSQPGVIKADKIFQMVNSFVDNVQIEDLEIPFTAVATDIVNHREVWFQRGDLVTAMRASCALPTFIAPIMVNGKILADGGLVNPVPVEPTSAIPSDVTISVSLSGRPNTILSTSAVNDEHSEKYEEDDGLKLAARLRRGVAGLMDANIFRRDDKESEGADSASSEPSEGAGLLSEEMFGDETKAQLAETESATQVTGEGPAGPLDAWNEVGKLPANLNTMGVVNMALETMQSMIERYRAAANPVNVKIDVPSAVCGTLDFHKASEVIETGRQLAIDAFDDMGL
- a CDS encoding M18 family aminopeptidase → MNAVTHSEDFASFISASPSSFHAAREVAARLEEAGFHRQEEEEPWDASRGGHVMVRDGAVMVWWVPEEVKEVRFSIVGVHTDSPTFKVKPNPQADVEGYGQVNAETYGGLLGNSWLNRDLGLAGRVFTESGEHLVKTDPIMVIPQLAIHLDRSAREGVTLNSQNHLHPIFSVSGGSLVDILKTDAGTDEDIVGFDLVAYDSQGPARIGPDREFFASGRQDNLLSVHAALAAMEKVSATTGSVAVLAAFDHEEIGSRTNTGAAGPILETVLRRTAGALGLSTEDEVQRAFARSACLSADCGHAVHPNYGEKHDPSHRPVLGQGPLLKHNANQAYMTDGWGTALWNRVCHHAGIASQDFVSRNDVPCGSTIGPLTATRLGIRTIDVGAPLLSMHSARELSHIDDVYAMSQAIASFWEIA
- a CDS encoding GNAT family N-acetyltransferase, which gives rise to MIIRPAIRADLDAVASNLGTVFAADPSLGWVLRKADDPESLLADFYRLIIDSAFERGIIDVAEDEGDFLGSAVWTAPGQEVPASVLRKALPLVRRLGKAAPTLLRYLRAYSAVKIPFPAWHLEVIAVTERARGRGVGSALLDAGLERCGDEAARLEATSTRAAKLYASRGFVPLGEVKTPAPVPEIIMWKPSSTLLA
- a CDS encoding ketopantoate reductase family protein — protein: MLSIYGPGGVGGVLAAVVRHAGIDVEIVATERTAATINEVGLNLESAQYGSIQVDVPARTEPTPGSAIIVATKAYSLPEIAQNIEESAPSEIVSLCNGVSHAERIHDLGASRATCGAIRIVSERTSPGVFLHHSKFTMIDVEEAARGWEIPETLERAGLTVRVGGTEAEVLWNKLRFLAPMALLTASTGKSLGPAMVQSEPLIEEVAQIATASGLETAPDDIYNFLNKIDPDSDSSLGRDVTAGNPTEIDALGHDLVRTAERAGIDTPALAAAIQAIESRLA
- a CDS encoding metallophosphoesterase family protein — translated: MTKTPVTFIHSSDWQLGMVRHYLSDEAQARFTGDRVHTIRTIGDVAKATQSQFIVVAGDVFEHANLSSRDIGRAFEAMSETNIPIFLLPGNHDPLGPGSIWLSPDTQRMIPDNVTVLNGPGPFDAIPGVEIVAVPWTGKNPGTDPVCGILPTLEPTENTRILVGHGMLRELDPDHLSTEYVDSDKLREAVRSGLVDYVALGDRHICKLDDETGAINYSGTHETTSERETTRGTVLSVTIDDDGVNAVRHEVGTWLHTTIERTLDSSADVDLFAEDLERIPSKDRTIVKTKLKGTLSISAAAALDQVTEDHQHLFASLYASKSGTDLAVVPDALDLDNLDLSGFARDAFDELSERAVDDPSAAGALKLLYRFGVQA
- a CDS encoding YceI family protein; protein product: MANLNELNGTYTLDTTHTQIGFVARHAMVTKVRGRFAEFEGTASTGENLQDAKINIVIQAASVNSGNADRDGHMQTADFFDTENFKTITFDSTNVVASGETLTVTGDLTIKGITRSVTVDFDFMGAAQDPFGNERVGLEGSVVVNRKDWNIDFDVPLATGGLLVSEKITLEFEISAIKQA
- the zupT gene encoding zinc transporter ZupT, producing the protein MESGDVLFAFGITLAAGLATAIGSLIAFLKKEQSPAFLAAMLGFSAGVMIYVSMIEIFPKAQEALVSDLGETWGPWVTVLGFFGGIGLIAVIDRFVPTEANPHELGNVSSEIEPEHRAKLMRMGVFTAIAIAIHNFPEGFATFLSALQDPEIAIPIAVAIALHNIPEGIAVSAPIYYATGSRKKAFWLSAASGLAEPLGALVGYLVLSTFVSDTLMGMSFAAVAGIMIFISLDELLPSAEEFGKHHVAMYSLVSGMAVMALSLLLL
- a CDS encoding AAA family ATPase; this translates as MRLESLTARNFRGIDSQEVTFGDGITIVSGFNEAGKTSLIEAFDHLIEHKATSNNGKVRSVQPVGKDVGPEVEAVFTVGPHKVRYFKRWLKSKTTELTFLEGPRRGQSETGDAAHNVLTDLWEGMDTTLWKASRLMQATALEVSPLSSSSSLQKALSVQAGEVIDDTSSTPVRTRVSEIVDEFYTKGRAEGKLLKDARKRVQEAQNDVTDSTSALEALETDIAALTALEEEINQRTGDLKLEHERLAPLEEQVTVAHAAKATIKESEKTVASAQKDVDSAQASLDARSLLIASAKEAEDELAALKEKRDRAREDAAPLEKEISDLAARAKEEREKHRVVSDLLAQANRFDRSKRAREDIKAMEALLTKYEVLTSEIAQVTAGLSPIDPKTVEKVTDLEREIEIAETVAKAGAAQISMVALAGDRHVLLDGEDISLGESPTTFPFSPMSRSKCPGSFDSLSPRTPHPPKRSRALRRNGTSLSTCWQTMAQSQ
- the tpx gene encoding thiol peroxidase → MDITYRGTPVSTGGNLPEKGAKAPDFTLVGTELNDITLKDFEGRRVILNIFPSIDTGVCATAARTFNKLADDLPNTTVVCVSRDLPFALNRFCATEGIKNVVTTSAFRSTFGDDYGVTMENGPIASLLARSVVVLDTDGRVLYTELVPETSQEPDYEGAKNAIESA